One stretch of Dissulfurimicrobium hydrothermale DNA includes these proteins:
- a CDS encoding UDP-glucose dehydrogenase family protein, which translates to MHITVIGTGYVGLVAGAGLADFGMHVICVDKDKDKIDKLIAGEMPFYEPGLKELVDRNVANKRLSFSIELAPAVEQSLVIFLGVGTPSDGRGGVDLSAVKSAALELASAVNDYKVVVTKSTVPVGTNRWIKALIDENKKQPVEVDIVSNPEFLREGAAVEDFMRPNRVVLGSDSPRALAIVKDIYRPLYLIETPFVVTGLETAEIIKYASNAFLATKISFINEVANLCEKAGADVHDVARAMGLDRRIGPKFLHPGPGFGGSCFPKDTEAFVKMGRDLGSPLRIVEAVMDVNAAQKDRMVEKTEAILGGELGGRKIAVLGLSFKPNTSDIREAPAIHLVDAFIKKGARVSAYDPAAMNEFKRIFSVDQVAYTSDPYEAVEGADVMVLVTEWNEFRNLDLMKVKELMATPAIVDLRNVYDPFKVREIGFCYSCVGRGVSSSGLCQ; encoded by the coding sequence ATGCATATTACAGTAATTGGTACGGGGTATGTAGGTCTGGTGGCGGGCGCCGGACTCGCCGATTTCGGGATGCACGTCATCTGTGTGGATAAGGACAAAGATAAGATAGATAAGCTTATTGCTGGTGAAATGCCATTTTATGAACCCGGTCTCAAGGAGTTGGTGGATAGGAATGTTGCAAACAAAAGGCTTTCGTTTTCCATTGAGCTCGCACCGGCGGTTGAACAATCACTAGTTATTTTTTTGGGTGTTGGTACCCCATCCGATGGACGTGGCGGGGTTGATTTGTCTGCCGTCAAGTCGGCGGCGCTTGAGCTTGCATCGGCGGTGAATGATTATAAGGTGGTAGTCACAAAGAGCACGGTCCCTGTGGGCACCAACCGATGGATCAAGGCCCTTATAGATGAGAATAAAAAGCAGCCGGTCGAGGTGGATATTGTTTCAAATCCGGAATTTTTGAGGGAGGGGGCTGCGGTTGAGGACTTTATGCGCCCAAATCGCGTTGTCTTGGGCTCTGATAGCCCAAGGGCGCTTGCTATTGTGAAAGACATATACAGACCCCTGTATCTCATTGAGACACCGTTTGTAGTTACTGGCCTTGAGACCGCTGAAATCATAAAATATGCATCAAATGCCTTTCTCGCCACCAAGATATCCTTCATCAATGAGGTGGCAAACCTGTGCGAAAAGGCCGGCGCGGATGTCCACGATGTTGCAAGGGCGATGGGGCTTGATAGGCGCATCGGCCCTAAATTCCTTCACCCTGGTCCTGGCTTCGGCGGTTCATGTTTTCCAAAGGATACAGAGGCATTTGTCAAGATGGGGAGGGATCTTGGGTCTCCATTGAGGATTGTTGAGGCGGTCATGGATGTGAATGCCGCACAGAAAGACCGTATGGTTGAAAAGACCGAGGCGATACTTGGCGGAGAGCTTGGCGGTAGAAAGATAGCGGTCCTGGGTCTTTCTTTTAAACCCAATACAAGCGATATACGTGAGGCGCCGGCCATTCATCTGGTAGATGCCTTTATCAAAAAGGGGGCGAGGGTATCTGCCTATGATCCAGCGGCAATGAATGAATTCAAGCGCATATTCAGCGTTGACCAGGTCGCCTATACCTCTGACCCATATGAGGCCGTAGAGGGGGCGGATGTCATGGTGCTGGTCACGGAATGGAATGAGTTTAGAAATCTCGATCTGATGAAGGTCAAGGAGCTTATGGCGACCCCTGCGATTGTGGACCTGAGAAACGTATATGACCCGTTCAAGGTAAGGGAGATCGGGTTCTGTTACAGCTGTGTTGGAAGGGGCGTGTCTTCGTCGGGATTGTGTCAATAA
- a CDS encoding NAD-dependent epimerase, with product MIQKDTVRFKKILVTGAAGFIGFHLSKRLLQEGREVIGFDNFNDYYPPSIKEDRARELIPFPKFKMVRADLSDREAMATLFESERFDAVVNLAAQAGVRYSVENPYSYVDTNLVGFANVLEGCRHTGVKHLIFASSSSVYGANTRLPFSVHDNVDHPISLYAATKKANELMAHTYAHLYGLPSTGLRFFTVYGPWGRPDMALFLFTKAILEDRPIDVFNFGKMRRDFTYIDDIIEGVIRIVDKVPDPNPEWNGAAPDPATSYAPYRIYNIGNNKPVELMYFIEVVERCLGKKAKKNLLPLQPGDVSVTYADISDLERDIGFKPQIPLEDGIPRFIDWYKKYYEIGG from the coding sequence ATGATACAGAAAGATACAGTGCGTTTTAAAAAAATCTTGGTTACAGGCGCGGCTGGGTTTATAGGTTTCCATCTTTCAAAGCGGCTTTTGCAAGAAGGCAGGGAGGTTATTGGGTTCGACAATTTTAATGACTATTACCCCCCATCCATAAAAGAAGACAGGGCGAGAGAGCTTATCCCGTTTCCTAAATTTAAGATGGTCCGTGCAGATCTCTCCGATAGAGAGGCCATGGCAACCCTCTTTGAATCGGAACGCTTTGATGCAGTGGTAAATCTGGCCGCACAAGCCGGGGTACGCTATTCCGTTGAAAATCCATATTCATATGTTGACACAAATCTCGTTGGTTTTGCAAACGTCCTTGAAGGGTGCCGTCATACCGGTGTGAAACACCTGATCTTTGCATCCTCCAGCTCGGTCTATGGTGCAAATACCAGGCTGCCATTTTCAGTCCATGATAACGTCGATCATCCAATTTCACTCTATGCAGCAACAAAAAAGGCTAACGAGCTTATGGCCCACACATACGCCCATCTCTATGGCCTTCCATCAACCGGCCTGCGTTTTTTTACAGTGTACGGTCCATGGGGGCGACCTGATATGGCGCTTTTTTTGTTCACCAAGGCCATCCTTGAAGATAGACCGATAGACGTCTTTAATTTTGGCAAGATGCGGCGTGATTTTACTTACATAGATGATATAATCGAGGGCGTGATAAGGATTGTGGACAAGGTGCCCGATCCAAACCCAGAATGGAACGGGGCGGCCCCTGATCCGGCAACAAGCTACGCCCCATACAGGATATACAACATAGGGAACAACAAACCGGTTGAGTTGATGTATTTCATAGAGGTTGTTGAACGGTGCCTTGGAAAAAAGGCAAAGAAAAATCTCCTTCCTTTACAACCAGGTGATGTGTCTGTAACCTATGCGGACATATCGGACCTGGAAAGGGATATAGGCTTTAAGCCACAGATACCCCTTGAGGATGGTATTCCAAGGTTTATAGATTGGTACAAAAAATACTACGAGATTGGCGGGTGA
- the rpmB gene encoding 50S ribosomal protein L28: MSKTCEICGKRPGIGCKVSHANNRTLRRWLPNLQRVKALVNGQTRHIRVCTQCIRSGRVVKPTI; the protein is encoded by the coding sequence ATGTCCAAGACATGCGAAATATGCGGTAAAAGACCTGGAATAGGCTGCAAGGTAAGCCATGCCAACAACCGCACCCTAAGGCGTTGGCTTCCAAACCTGCAACGCGTCAAGGCCCTTGTAAATGGCCAGACGCGGCACATCCGCGTTTGTACTCAGTGTATTCGTTCGGGGCGAGTTGTAAAACCTACAATATAA
- a CDS encoding ParB/RepB/Spo0J family partition protein gives MKFKGGLGKGLGALIAEGDIYDAGSPGFFQCPIEKIHPNPNQPRKEMNGAALEGLAASIKEKGVLQPLVVREVSSGRYEIVAGERRWRAAQMAGLKTIPVVIKDVSPNEVLELALIENIQRQDLNPLEEAMAYKRLVDEVGLTQAQVASRVGRDRATVANFLRLLQLPDYAQRDLVEGRLTMGHARTLLMANDADTMRMMRDQIVSKGLSVRQAEDLARRLLLRGAGRKARQPSISDPDIEGIAKELSASLGLTVKISHGQKGGRIEIRYKDLDEFERIRYILKAV, from the coding sequence ATGAAGTTTAAAGGGGGACTTGGTAAGGGGCTCGGCGCCCTTATTGCTGAAGGTGATATTTATGACGCAGGCAGCCCTGGTTTTTTCCAGTGTCCGATAGAAAAGATCCATCCCAACCCGAATCAGCCGAGGAAGGAGATGAATGGCGCCGCCCTTGAAGGCCTTGCGGCATCCATAAAAGAGAAAGGGGTGCTTCAGCCGCTTGTTGTAAGGGAGGTCTCATCCGGTCGGTATGAGATCGTTGCTGGAGAGAGGCGATGGCGGGCTGCCCAGATGGCCGGGTTAAAGACCATCCCTGTGGTGATAAAAGATGTAAGTCCCAACGAGGTCTTGGAGCTTGCGCTTATCGAGAACATCCAGAGGCAGGATTTGAACCCGCTTGAGGAGGCGATGGCCTATAAGAGGCTTGTGGATGAAGTGGGGCTTACACAGGCCCAGGTTGCCTCGAGGGTGGGTCGAGATAGGGCTACAGTCGCCAATTTTTTGAGGCTGTTGCAGCTTCCGGACTATGCACAGAGGGATCTTGTGGAGGGTAGGCTCACTATGGGGCATGCTCGTACACTCTTGATGGCAAACGATGCAGATACCATGCGCATGATGAGGGATCAGATCGTCTCAAAAGGGCTTTCGGTGAGACAGGCAGAGGACCTTGCTAGAAGGCTTTTATTGCGTGGCGCTGGAAGGAAGGCAAGACAACCTTCTATTTCTGACCCTGACATAGAAGGTATTGCAAAGGAACTTAGTGCCTCCCTTGGCCTTACCGTGAAGATATCCCATGGACAAAAAGGTGGCCGTATAGAGATACGCTACAAGGACCTCGATGAGTTTGAACGGATCAGATACATTTTAAAGGCCGTATAA
- a CDS encoding sulfur reduction protein DsrE: MKVTLMACSGDPEILWNAFRMGNLMLEQMDDVTIFLNGPSVNYQILASERYPLTNLAKLFTLSEGALLPEASSLTSTAWRKDITKGPNRPTCTG; this comes from the coding sequence ATGAAAGTAACATTGATGGCATGCAGTGGTGATCCTGAGATCCTCTGGAATGCCTTTCGCATGGGAAATCTAATGCTCGAGCAGATGGATGATGTCACCATCTTTCTTAATGGCCCGTCTGTCAACTACCAGATATTGGCCTCGGAAAGATACCCCCTGACCAATCTCGCCAAACTGTTCACTCTATCCGAAGGCGCCTTGCTTCCTGAGGCAAGCTCCTTGACCTCCACGGCGTGGAGGAAGGATATCACAAAAGGGCCAAACAGGCCGACCTGTACCGGTTGA
- a CDS encoding ParA family protein has product MNYVSRETMTNLSSQRTSIIAIANQKGGVGKTTTAVNLAAGLAMLGQSVLLVDCDAQGNATSGMGLSSRQIDPHLYHMLVGTSGSAGVVRHTAVANLDILPSNTDLVGIELDLAERQEREGVLKNALSGLDHYDFIILDCPPSLGLMTINALVASNAVLIPLQCEYFALEGLSQLVQTIRLVKHNFNPMLHIEGILLTMYDHRIRLGYQVAMEVRTHFRDLVYRATIPRNIRLSESPSHGQPIFLYDPRSKGAEAYLSFAREFLSRHRRGL; this is encoded by the coding sequence ATGAATTATGTTTCACGTGAAACAATGACAAACCTATCTTCCCAAAGGACATCCATTATAGCAATAGCAAATCAGAAGGGCGGCGTAGGAAAAACTACGACCGCTGTCAATCTGGCCGCAGGCCTTGCCATGCTCGGACAGTCAGTGTTGCTTGTGGACTGTGACGCACAGGGAAACGCCACCAGTGGTATGGGTCTTTCATCGCGCCAAATTGATCCGCATCTGTATCACATGCTTGTTGGGACCTCTGGCTCGGCCGGTGTGGTGCGTCATACGGCCGTGGCGAATCTAGACATCCTGCCTTCCAATACCGACCTTGTCGGAATAGAACTTGATCTGGCCGAGAGGCAGGAGAGGGAAGGTGTATTAAAGAATGCACTCAGTGGTCTCGATCATTACGATTTTATTATCCTAGATTGCCCACCTTCGTTGGGGCTTATGACCATAAATGCCCTTGTTGCATCAAATGCAGTACTCATACCACTCCAGTGCGAATACTTCGCCCTTGAAGGCCTTAGCCAGCTGGTTCAGACCATCCGTCTTGTAAAACACAATTTTAATCCGATGTTGCACATAGAAGGGATATTGCTTACGATGTATGATCACCGTATCCGCCTTGGCTATCAGGTTGCCATGGAGGTCAGGACCCATTTTAGGGATTTGGTCTATAGAGCGACTATTCCCAGAAATATAAGGCTTAGTGAGAGCCCAAGCCACGGACAGCCCATATTTTTGTATGATCCGAGATCCAAAGGCGCAGAGGCATATCTTTCGTTTGCCAGGGAGTTTCTTTCAAGACATAGGAGGGGTTTATGA
- the dprA gene encoding DNA-processing protein DprA: MALQIVPGIGSITLRRLVDHFGSPEAVLKAQTSELDATGWLSIRLKNAILAGPDWRLHKRCMETIEGLGVWTITYRDKEYPKPLGQIPDPPAILYGLGDRNVLNGKAVAVIGSRKASAYGIKAASEIASGLAEKGITVVSGLAPGIDFAAHEATLKSGGVTIAVKGCGIDVPYPRHDKAFIKRITSSGAIITEFPPGTAPEPKNFPIRNRIISGLCLAVVVIEAGLKSGSLITASCALEQGREVMAVPGSIYSNGSTGSHWLIKQGARLVENATDILDGFCIFQTGHAEPDVPNRPNIMSLGPEERLLYNMLDAYPVHIDEIVHSSGLPVAQVNGILLQMELKDLIQVLPGQMYQKK; this comes from the coding sequence GTGGCTCTGCAGATTGTGCCCGGCATAGGGAGCATTACCCTCAGGAGATTGGTGGACCATTTCGGCTCGCCAGAGGCTGTGCTGAAGGCACAGACCTCTGAACTCGACGCTACCGGGTGGCTCTCTATCAGACTCAAAAATGCCATTTTGGCTGGTCCGGATTGGCGTCTCCACAAACGTTGCATGGAGACGATTGAAGGGCTTGGGGTTTGGACGATAACCTATCGCGATAAAGAATACCCAAAACCCCTGGGGCAGATACCTGATCCACCGGCCATACTATATGGGCTTGGAGACCGCAATGTCCTCAACGGCAAGGCTGTTGCAGTAATCGGCTCCAGGAAGGCCAGTGCATATGGCATCAAGGCGGCCAGCGAGATCGCATCCGGGCTTGCCGAAAAAGGAATTACGGTGGTCTCTGGACTTGCCCCTGGCATAGACTTTGCGGCCCATGAGGCCACACTCAAATCAGGTGGCGTCACCATAGCTGTAAAGGGATGCGGTATAGATGTGCCATATCCCAGGCACGACAAGGCCTTTATTAAGCGCATAACATCAAGTGGCGCTATCATAACCGAATTTCCGCCCGGTACAGCGCCGGAGCCGAAAAACTTCCCTATACGGAACAGAATAATAAGCGGACTCTGTCTGGCAGTTGTAGTAATCGAGGCAGGCCTTAAGAGCGGCTCCCTGATCACTGCATCCTGCGCACTCGAACAGGGCCGAGAGGTGATGGCGGTTCCAGGCAGTATTTACTCAAACGGGAGCACAGGAAGCCATTGGCTTATAAAGCAAGGTGCACGATTAGTTGAAAATGCAACAGATATACTCGATGGTTTCTGTATCTTTCAGACCGGCCATGCAGAACCCGATGTGCCGAACAGGCCCAATATTATGTCTCTAGGGCCGGAAGAGAGGCTTTTATATAATATGCTCGACGCTTATCCGGTACACATAGATGAAATTGTACATTCAAGCGGCCTTCCGGTCGCCCAGGTAAACGGCATATTGCTACAGATGGAGCTGAAAGACCTCATCCAGGTCCTGCCTGGCCAAATGTATCAAAAAAAATAA
- the topA gene encoding type I DNA topoisomerase has product MGKSLIIVESPTKVRTIKRYLGNGFDVRASLGHIKDLPAKSLGVDIENDFTPHYETIRGKAKVLKELKAAASGVQDIYLAPDPDREGEAIAWHIADELAGNGKKPVKFHRVLFRELTEKGIKEAISAPVELNKNKFESQQARRILDRLVGYQISPILWDKVKRGLSAGRVQSVAVRIVCDREREIRTFVPEEYWTIQVKLKAGHPPEFVARVTAKNGKKLIINNEDAAREIADFLKNAAFKVLKIQKKEKRRQPAPPFITSTLQQEAARRLRFSAKKTMTIAQMLYEGIDIGEEGPVGLITYMRTDSTRLASEAVDAARDFIKEMFGKDYVPPKAPSYKTGRLAQDAHEAIRPTSILRTPEAMTTYLSKDALALYELIWKRFVASQMAPAILDQTQVDIEAGPYMLKITGSIMRFLGFTAMYSEKKDEQVGADDDTGPVDLPPLSEGENLDLIDIIPKQHFTQPPPRYTEASLIKTLEEKGIGRPSTYATILSTIQEKEYVRMEQGHLLPTELGFIVTDLLVGHFSGILDTGFTADMERQLDEIEEGKLSWLEVLKGFYAPFKESLDTAKTEMKSIKWVGIETAIKCDKCGAPMVIKYGKTGEFLACSAYPVCKNTSDFTRDERGQIKPIGKETSHPSAGICEKCGRPMVVKKGRFGEFIACSGYPECKNTKPLTTGVPCPNPGCSGQIVKKRSKTGRTFYSCNRYPECQYVSWDEPVNEKCPNCGSPILVAKIGRDGKRTLRCPVKGCGYKKEAQ; this is encoded by the coding sequence ATGGGCAAGAGTCTTATTATCGTTGAATCTCCGACAAAGGTCCGAACAATAAAACGATACCTCGGAAATGGTTTTGATGTAAGGGCATCCCTTGGTCATATCAAGGATCTTCCAGCCAAGTCGCTCGGCGTTGATATCGAAAACGACTTTACCCCGCATTATGAGACGATTCGGGGCAAGGCCAAGGTCTTAAAGGAACTCAAGGCAGCCGCCTCAGGCGTACAGGATATATACTTGGCACCTGATCCTGACCGTGAAGGAGAGGCGATAGCGTGGCATATAGCTGACGAACTTGCAGGAAACGGCAAAAAACCGGTGAAATTCCACAGAGTGCTATTCAGAGAGCTCACAGAAAAGGGGATAAAGGAGGCCATAAGTGCCCCTGTAGAATTGAACAAAAACAAATTCGAATCACAGCAGGCAAGGCGCATACTTGACAGACTGGTTGGTTACCAGATATCCCCGATACTCTGGGACAAGGTAAAAAGAGGTCTTTCGGCCGGCAGGGTCCAGTCAGTGGCTGTAAGGATTGTGTGCGACAGGGAAAGAGAGATACGTACATTTGTCCCTGAGGAATACTGGACCATCCAGGTGAAACTCAAAGCCGGACATCCACCTGAATTTGTTGCAAGGGTAACGGCAAAAAATGGCAAAAAGCTTATCATCAACAACGAAGATGCCGCAAGAGAAATAGCGGACTTTCTAAAAAACGCCGCGTTCAAGGTCTTAAAGATACAAAAAAAAGAAAAGAGGCGTCAGCCTGCCCCTCCATTTATAACCAGCACGCTTCAGCAAGAGGCAGCCAGAAGACTCAGGTTTTCGGCGAAGAAGACCATGACCATCGCGCAGATGCTATATGAGGGCATAGACATCGGCGAAGAAGGCCCTGTAGGTCTTATCACCTACATGAGGACAGACTCTACAAGACTTGCTAGTGAAGCCGTCGATGCAGCCAGGGACTTCATAAAAGAGATGTTTGGAAAGGATTATGTGCCGCCCAAGGCGCCGAGCTACAAAACAGGCAGATTGGCCCAGGACGCCCATGAGGCCATAAGACCCACATCTATCTTAAGGACACCCGAGGCCATGACTACATACCTTTCCAAGGATGCCCTCGCACTCTACGAACTCATCTGGAAGAGATTTGTAGCGTCCCAAATGGCCCCTGCAATATTGGACCAAACACAAGTGGACATAGAGGCAGGGCCCTATATGCTGAAAATTACTGGCTCAATAATGAGATTTCTCGGTTTTACCGCCATGTACTCGGAGAAAAAAGATGAACAGGTAGGTGCCGATGACGATACAGGTCCGGTTGATCTCCCACCCCTTTCCGAAGGTGAAAATCTGGACCTCATAGATATCATTCCAAAGCAACACTTCACCCAGCCTCCGCCCAGATACACAGAGGCAAGCCTTATCAAAACCCTCGAAGAAAAGGGTATAGGCAGGCCAAGCACATATGCAACAATCCTTTCGACCATTCAAGAAAAGGAATATGTCCGCATGGAACAAGGGCATCTTTTGCCGACGGAGCTTGGTTTTATAGTTACAGACCTCCTGGTTGGACATTTCTCAGGCATACTCGATACAGGATTTACGGCCGATATGGAAAGACAGCTCGATGAGATCGAAGAGGGAAAATTGTCATGGCTTGAGGTCCTAAAGGGGTTTTACGCCCCATTTAAAGAGAGCCTTGATACTGCAAAGACCGAGATGAAGTCAATAAAGTGGGTCGGCATAGAAACCGCCATTAAGTGCGACAAATGCGGTGCCCCGATGGTCATTAAATATGGGAAGACAGGGGAATTTCTTGCTTGCTCAGCCTATCCTGTCTGTAAAAATACAAGCGACTTCACAAGGGATGAAAGGGGTCAAATAAAACCAATAGGCAAGGAGACATCCCATCCATCGGCTGGAATATGCGAAAAATGCGGGCGTCCGATGGTGGTGAAAAAGGGAAGATTTGGTGAATTCATCGCCTGTTCAGGCTATCCTGAATGCAAAAACACAAAACCCCTAACAACCGGTGTGCCATGTCCAAATCCAGGATGCAGCGGACAGATAGTAAAAAAGAGATCTAAGACTGGCCGCACCTTTTATAGCTGTAACAGATATCCAGAGTGCCAATATGTAAGTTGGGATGAACCGGTTAATGAAAAATGCCCTAACTGTGGCTCGCCCATATTGGTCGCAAAGATCGGGAGGGACGGGAAAAGGACGCTGAGGTGCCCAGTTAAAGGCTGCGGCTATAAAAAAGAGGCACAATAA
- a CDS encoding GSU2204 family CXXCH-containing (seleno)protein — protein sequence MDGSARYQDSEDQEYRGDLSLNRIILYKTDYNKFMHRLDHDKLENLEAHIFKGAGTPGAPVGLPFSSPIPGKNPDGTAITAGQSIIGAAAVYYTDHGPGDDYSVTRSEWNSRIVFNIPQIPELKLGFDHRMEKRTGCVQSRTMSKCSACHIEAYSKDINELTNDFIPKLSLRLEALVIDYSYMHREFDDSGDKMYNNYNKLASAHVAPFGPKLQFDGTYGALPFDRTPESTKDSHSLKLRYDIDKKNTVMAGAVYSVSTNRGTDSSYNALLGNYGKDLDLKSGSLFAKIHSRITKKLSLTAQVRYQTLNNDNVFINVNDQRQIDAFKNEPFSTYDFTRKSGYDLNLYTGGVDLTYKLSCTIAIMGGYEYRREERENNKEHNVPHDTDEHIFRLAGDWQLNNGPRFNLGYKLMLANDVYALYKAVCAPSGQFATYAGPATDNWNYYRTYAPNIYDARTGTRSNMPNRLHEIGLKAGWSPIQILFTNLYAKYRIGNNNEVDGRDWHQNLFTGGLNLVLAPNEKMAFSAGYNYFYDKYESMYCIAVYDG from the coding sequence CTGGATGGCTCTGCAAGATATCAAGATTCGGAAGACCAGGAGTATAGGGGCGATCTCTCGCTTAATCGAATAATCCTTTACAAGACCGACTACAACAAATTCATGCACCGCCTAGACCATGACAAACTGGAAAATCTTGAAGCACACATATTTAAAGGGGCAGGCACGCCAGGCGCCCCTGTAGGATTACCTTTTTCAAGCCCAATCCCCGGGAAAAATCCTGACGGCACAGCCATAACCGCCGGACAGAGCATAATAGGGGCCGCCGCCGTATATTACACGGATCACGGACCAGGAGATGACTATTCGGTTACCCGCTCCGAGTGGAACAGCCGCATAGTCTTCAATATACCCCAGATACCAGAACTGAAACTCGGTTTTGATCACAGAATGGAAAAAAGGACAGGCTGTGTCCAGTCGCGCACCATGAGCAAGTGTTCAGCATGTCATATAGAGGCCTATTCAAAAGATATAAATGAACTCACGAATGATTTCATACCCAAACTCTCTCTGAGACTTGAGGCCCTTGTAATAGACTATTCATATATGCACAGGGAATTTGATGACAGCGGCGACAAAATGTATAATAATTATAATAAGTTAGCAAGTGCACACGTTGCACCCTTCGGCCCGAAACTCCAGTTCGACGGGACATACGGTGCGCTTCCATTCGACCGCACGCCAGAGTCTACCAAAGACAGCCACAGCCTAAAACTACGCTACGATATAGACAAGAAGAATACCGTAATGGCCGGGGCTGTATATTCTGTGAGCACAAACCGAGGCACAGATTCATCATACAATGCACTCCTGGGCAATTACGGCAAAGACCTTGATCTTAAGAGCGGCTCGCTCTTCGCCAAGATACATAGCCGCATAACCAAAAAATTGTCCTTGACTGCGCAAGTAAGATATCAAACACTCAACAACGACAACGTCTTCATAAACGTAAACGACCAGAGACAGATTGATGCATTTAAAAACGAACCCTTTTCAACATACGATTTTACAAGAAAATCGGGCTATGACCTGAACCTCTATACAGGCGGCGTTGATCTGACCTACAAGCTCAGCTGCACGATTGCAATCATGGGCGGCTATGAATATCGTCGGGAAGAAAGAGAAAACAATAAGGAGCACAATGTACCGCACGACACAGATGAACACATATTTAGACTTGCCGGGGACTGGCAGTTAAACAATGGGCCCAGGTTCAACCTTGGATATAAGCTTATGCTTGCAAACGATGTCTATGCCCTTTACAAGGCAGTGTGCGCCCCTAGCGGACAATTTGCCACCTATGCTGGTCCGGCCACAGACAACTGGAATTATTACAGAACCTATGCACCCAATATCTATGATGCAAGAACTGGGACAAGGAGCAATATGCCCAACAGGCTTCATGAAATAGGGCTCAAGGCAGGGTGGTCGCCCATCCAAATACTCTTTACAAACCTCTATGCAAAATACCGCATAGGAAACAATAACGAGGTAGACGGCAGAGATTGGCATCAGAATCTCTTCACCGGCGGATTGAACCTGGTGCTGGCTCCGAACGAAAAGATGGCCTTCAGTGCAGGCTATAACTATTTCTACGACAAATACGAGTCCATGTATTGCATAGCCGTCTATGACGGGTGA